A part of Tachysurus vachellii isolate PV-2020 chromosome 4, HZAU_Pvac_v1, whole genome shotgun sequence genomic DNA contains:
- the csrp1b gene encoding cysteine and glycine-rich protein 1b, whose amino-acid sequence MPLGGGNRCGCCQKTVYFAEEVQCEGKYFHKSCFLCMVCRKNLDSTTVAVHVDEIYCKSCYGKKYGPKGYGYGGGAGTLSMDSGEGLGIKPVEQVQHQPTNNPNASKFAQKFGSSDVCPRCGKAVYAAEKVVGAGNSWHKSCFRCAKCGKSLESTTLADKDGEIYCKGCYAKNFGPKGFGFGQGAGALAHAQ is encoded by the exons atgcCCCTCGGAGGGGGAAACAGGTGTGGCTGTTGCCAAAAGACTGTGTACTTTGCAGAGGAAGTCCAGTGTGAGGGGAAGTATTTCCACAAGTCCTGTTTTCTCTGCA TGGTGTGCAGAAAAAATTTGGACAGCACCACAGTAGCTGTACACGTGGATGAGATCTACTGCAAATCATGCTACGGCAAAAAGTATGGTCCAAAAGGCTATGGTtatggtggtggtgctggaacCTTGAGCATGGACTCAGGCGAAGGACTGGGGATTAAACCTGTGGA gCAGGTACAACATCAACCTACCAACAACCCCAATGCCTCCAAGTTTGCACAAAAATTTGGCAGCTCGGATGTATGCCCTCGCTGTGGCAAAGCTGTTTATGCAGCAGAAAAAGTGGTGGGAGCTGGAAAT TCATGGCATAAGAGCTGCTTCAGGTGTGCTAAGTGTGGAAAGAGCCTGGAGTCCACCACACTAGCTGATAAAGATGGAGAGATCTACTGCAAAG GTTGCTATGCAAAGAACTTTGGGCCGAAGGGTTTTGGGTTCGGCCAGGGAGCAGGAGCACTAGCCCATGCCCAGTAG